A single region of the candidate division KSB1 bacterium genome encodes:
- a CDS encoding NAD-dependent epimerase/dehydratase family protein, translating to MKILVTGGAGFIGSNLADAFIEAGHQVVVVDNLYMGRMTNLHPDVKFYLMDIRAAEIEKVFETEEIDLVYHQAAQMDVRASVEDPLFDASVNISGSLNLLQNSVKYKVKKFLFASTGGAIYGEQDYFPADEDHPTRPCSPYGITKLTVEKYLNYYQQVFGLNYTILRYANVYGPRQNPHGEAGVVAIFIQMMMAGGQPIINGDGKQTRDYVYVKDVVRANLLVLENGDNEIFNVGTGLESDVNQIFRGLNEFCGNKTPEKHGPAKEGEQMRSVVSYAKIKSHLGWEPEVLFTDGLAKTVEYFRKKEM from the coding sequence ATGAAAATACTTGTAACTGGCGGTGCTGGTTTTATAGGATCTAACCTGGCGGATGCTTTCATAGAGGCTGGCCACCAGGTGGTTGTAGTTGATAATCTTTACATGGGCAGGATGACCAATTTACATCCTGATGTTAAATTCTATTTGATGGACATTCGAGCCGCAGAGATAGAAAAAGTATTCGAAACAGAAGAAATTGATCTGGTTTATCACCAGGCAGCGCAAATGGATGTTCGGGCATCTGTGGAGGATCCTTTGTTTGACGCCAGTGTTAACATTTCCGGCAGTTTAAATTTATTACAGAATTCGGTAAAATATAAGGTGAAAAAGTTCTTGTTTGCTTCAACAGGCGGAGCGATTTATGGAGAGCAAGACTATTTTCCGGCAGATGAAGATCATCCCACCCGGCCGTGTTCTCCGTATGGTATTACCAAACTCACTGTCGAGAAATACCTGAATTATTACCAACAAGTATTTGGCTTGAATTATACCATTCTACGATATGCCAATGTCTATGGTCCACGACAAAATCCCCACGGCGAAGCTGGTGTGGTTGCTATTTTTATCCAGATGATGATGGCGGGAGGTCAGCCTATCATCAATGGAGATGGCAAACAAACCCGTGATTATGTGTATGTTAAGGATGTTGTGCGAGCAAACTTGCTGGTCCTTGAAAATGGAGATAATGAGATATTTAATGTCGGCACCGGATTGGAATCAGATGTCAACCAGATTTTTCGTGGCTTAAACGAATTTTGTGGCAACAAAACGCCTGAAAAGCACGGACCTGCAAAAGAAGGTGAGCAGATGAGAAGTGTTGTTTCGTATGCTAAAATTAAATCGCATCTTGGCTGGGAACCGGAAGTCCTTTTTACAGATGGCCTTGCAAAGACCGTCGAGTATTTTCGAAAAAAGGAAATGTAA